A single genomic interval of Polynucleobacter necessarius harbors:
- the ald gene encoding alanine dehydrogenase codes for MIIGVPQEVKNNEFRVGLTPGNVSGLCKQGHSVLIQRGAGQQIGLSDEAYRLAGASLINSAAEVFQKAEMIVKVKEPQAQECAMLREDQILFAYLHLAPDPQQTKALLQSGATCIAYETVTAMNGALPLLAPMSEVAGRMSIQAAASHLEKTNGGLGVLMAGVPGVSPAKIVILGGGVVGRNALQMAVGLGADVCIFDRDIERLRQIDMFYGNRVRTFYSDSLLIEQEVSKADVVIGAVLLPGAAAPKLVTHNMIKKMQPGSVLVDVAIDQGGCCETSKPTTHADPTFVVDGVIHYCVANMPGAVARTSTFALTNATYPFVEALANRGVLKALSIDHHFRNGLSIHKGILTSKPVAIAQGLDFEAAEALLAA; via the coding sequence ATGATTATTGGCGTACCTCAAGAGGTAAAAAATAATGAATTTCGGGTGGGCTTAACACCTGGTAATGTGAGTGGGCTTTGTAAACAGGGGCATTCCGTCCTGATTCAACGGGGTGCTGGTCAGCAGATCGGTTTGAGTGATGAGGCGTATCGACTTGCTGGAGCCAGCTTAATTAATAGCGCGGCAGAAGTGTTTCAAAAGGCAGAGATGATTGTCAAAGTTAAAGAACCTCAGGCGCAGGAGTGCGCGATGTTGCGTGAAGATCAAATCTTGTTTGCTTATTTGCATTTGGCTCCAGATCCTCAGCAAACTAAGGCTTTATTGCAGTCGGGCGCGACGTGTATCGCTTACGAAACGGTTACTGCCATGAATGGCGCCTTGCCTTTGCTGGCGCCAATGAGTGAGGTAGCTGGACGTATGTCGATTCAGGCGGCTGCATCGCATTTAGAAAAAACAAATGGCGGCCTGGGCGTTCTGATGGCCGGCGTTCCAGGAGTCTCGCCAGCGAAGATTGTGATTTTGGGAGGCGGTGTAGTAGGGCGTAATGCTTTGCAGATGGCGGTGGGACTGGGTGCAGACGTGTGTATTTTTGATCGCGATATTGAGCGTCTTCGACAAATTGATATGTTCTACGGAAATCGGGTGAGAACCTTTTACTCAGACAGCTTGCTAATTGAACAAGAGGTAAGCAAGGCTGATGTTGTGATTGGGGCGGTATTGCTTCCTGGTGCTGCGGCACCTAAGTTGGTAACACATAACATGATCAAAAAAATGCAACCAGGCTCAGTTTTGGTGGATGTGGCGATTGATCAGGGCGGCTGCTGTGAAACCTCCAAACCAACTACTCATGCAGACCCTACTTTTGTAGTGGATGGCGTGATTCATTATTGTGTCGCGAATATGCCAGGAGCGGTCGCAAGAACATCTACCTTTGCTTTAACCAATGCAACCTATCCTTTTGTTGAGGCTTTGGCCAACCGCGGGGTGCTGAAGGCGCTGTCGATAGATCATCATTTCCGCAATGGCTTAAGTATCCATAAGGGTATTTTGACTTCAAAGCCTGTTGCCATTGCACAAGGCCTGGACTTTGAAGCTGCTGAAGCCTTATTGGCTGCATAG
- a CDS encoding ThiF family adenylyltransferase, translated as MAEDKVDGSLENRRFGGVSRLYGPELRERFLNAIVVVAGLGGVGSWAAEALARTGIGHLVLIDFDHIAESNTNRQLHALEGQYGKAKVEAMTQRILQINPEIKLTACDEFLEPENLDQLIPEDALVLDATDSVQTKIALSVWAVKNQRALVMCGAAGGKSDPTSVRRADLSRTEQDALLAKVRQGLRQDHGFSRNLKKKIGIRVIYSHEPRAGASSGGLACSGYGSTVMVTAACGLAAAAEILNLIAAQQYSVKTP; from the coding sequence ATGGCAGAAGACAAGGTAGACGGCAGCTTAGAAAATCGTCGTTTTGGGGGAGTCTCCAGACTCTATGGGCCCGAGCTGCGTGAGCGCTTTTTAAATGCAATAGTAGTGGTGGCTGGTCTGGGTGGGGTTGGCTCCTGGGCTGCAGAAGCTTTGGCGAGAACCGGTATAGGTCATCTGGTCTTGATCGATTTTGATCACATAGCAGAGAGTAATACCAACCGGCAGCTACACGCATTAGAGGGGCAATATGGCAAAGCCAAAGTAGAGGCGATGACTCAACGCATTTTGCAAATCAATCCAGAGATCAAGCTCACCGCTTGCGATGAATTTTTAGAGCCAGAAAATCTGGATCAACTCATTCCAGAAGATGCATTGGTATTGGATGCCACTGATTCAGTGCAAACCAAAATCGCTTTATCTGTCTGGGCGGTTAAAAATCAACGTGCTTTGGTCATGTGTGGTGCCGCAGGCGGGAAATCAGACCCCACCTCGGTACGCCGTGCAGATCTTTCGCGCACGGAACAAGATGCATTGTTGGCCAAAGTCCGTCAAGGGCTTAGGCAGGACCATGGTTTTTCTAGAAACCTAAAGAAAAAAATTGGCATTCGCGTCATCTATTCACATGAGCCACGCGCTGGCGCCTCTAGCGGTGGGCTTGCGTGTTCAGGTTATGGTTCAACTGTGATGGTGACAGCTGCTTGTGGCTTGGCCGCCGCGGCTGAAATACTCAATCTGATTGCTGCCCAGCAATACTCAGTAAAAACGCCTTAA
- a CDS encoding tripartite tricarboxylate transporter substrate-binding protein, which produces MTMRLKGAIISTALALGAVGVSPAFAAWEPNKPVEFIIPAGPCGGADQMARMIQGIITNNNLMKQAIIPVSKAAGADAEGFLAMKETKGDPNKIVITLSNLFTTPLATGIPLSWQDITPVAMLALDQFVLWDNAEKPYKTAKEYIDAAKAAGPGKFKMGGTGSKSEDQIITVAIEKATGATFTYLPFKGGGDIAVQLVGNHIDSTVNNPIEAVAQWRAGKWRALCVFDDTRMPYKEKVTPTQSWYDVPTCKEAGVPTDYTMLRGIFMASGVTQEQIDFYVNLFKKVRETPEWKKFMIDGAFNQTFMTGKEFRNLLALNEALQKQLMTEAGFLAK; this is translated from the coding sequence ATGACGATGAGGTTAAAAGGGGCAATAATTTCTACCGCTTTAGCCCTCGGTGCAGTTGGTGTTTCACCTGCATTTGCAGCATGGGAGCCAAACAAACCAGTTGAATTCATTATTCCCGCCGGTCCTTGTGGTGGCGCAGACCAAATGGCGCGCATGATCCAAGGGATTATTACTAACAATAATTTAATGAAGCAGGCCATCATCCCTGTGAGCAAGGCAGCAGGTGCCGATGCTGAAGGTTTCTTGGCGATGAAAGAAACAAAAGGTGATCCCAATAAAATCGTGATCACACTTTCGAACTTGTTTACCACTCCATTGGCTACTGGTATTCCATTGAGCTGGCAAGACATTACTCCAGTAGCGATGTTGGCGCTTGATCAATTCGTTTTGTGGGATAACGCTGAGAAGCCATACAAAACAGCCAAGGAATATATTGATGCCGCTAAAGCAGCAGGCCCTGGAAAATTTAAGATGGGTGGCACAGGCTCAAAGTCTGAAGATCAAATTATTACTGTTGCGATTGAAAAAGCGACTGGCGCTACATTCACATACTTGCCATTTAAAGGCGGTGGTGACATAGCGGTTCAGTTGGTAGGCAATCACATTGACTCCACTGTGAATAATCCAATCGAAGCTGTGGCTCAATGGCGTGCCGGTAAGTGGCGTGCGCTTTGCGTATTTGACGATACTCGTATGCCATACAAAGAAAAGGTAACCCCAACACAATCTTGGTATGACGTTCCTACATGTAAAGAGGCTGGCGTGCCAACGGATTACACCATGTTGCGCGGCATCTTTATGGCTTCAGGCGTAACTCAAGAGCAAATTGACTTCTACGTGAACTTATTCAAAAAAGTTCGTGAAACACCAGAGTGGAAAAAATTCATGATCGATGGCGCATTTAACCAAACATTCATGACCGGTAAAGAGTTTAGAAATTTGCTTGCCTTGAATGAGGCTTTGCAAAAACAGTTAATGACTGAAGCTGGTTTCCTGGCTAAGTAA
- a CDS encoding response regulator transcription factor produces the protein MTKVGHIYLIDDESMRVSLSRMLRELGYLVEDYASAAIFLEKSVPVSPAVIFLDMQMPALTGFDLQEKLHKLGRKTPIVFVIGQSHLHRIVQGLKKGALDFLFNLEELLKAVSDAIEFDDRQLRRVSLDVEAKKDYASLTPREREVCGWLIKGLLNKDIAVKLGTTDATIKVHKARVMDKMHADSLQVLVKKYLESNI, from the coding sequence ATGACTAAAGTCGGCCATATCTACCTAATTGATGATGAATCCATGCGGGTTTCTCTTTCCAGAATGCTCAGGGAATTGGGTTATCTCGTTGAAGACTATGCTTCGGCCGCTATTTTCTTGGAAAAATCGGTTCCTGTATCTCCTGCGGTCATTTTTTTGGATATGCAGATGCCGGCTTTGACCGGGTTTGATTTGCAGGAAAAGCTCCACAAATTGGGTCGCAAAACACCCATCGTATTTGTGATCGGACAAAGTCATCTCCATCGGATTGTTCAGGGATTAAAGAAGGGGGCTTTAGATTTCCTATTTAACCTAGAGGAGCTGCTGAAGGCGGTTTCTGATGCGATTGAGTTTGATGATCGTCAGCTCAGGCGGGTTTCCCTGGATGTTGAGGCTAAGAAGGATTACGCAAGTCTGACTCCTCGAGAGCGCGAGGTCTGTGGATGGCTCATTAAAGGCCTGCTAAATAAGGATATAGCGGTAAAGCTGGGCACTACGGATGCCACTATTAAAGTGCATAAGGCTAGGGTAATGGACAAAATGCATGCGGATTCATTGCAGGTGCTGGTTAAAAAGTATCTTGAATCCAATATTTAG
- a CDS encoding class 1 fructose-bisphosphatase, translating into MSSSTHINFKQYLASAKPAGAAIPVGLQDLLTAVVDTCSTLSHEVAQGALIGLLSSAGTGNVQGEVQQKLDIIANDLLIEGVQGCKSLAGLASEEMELPVPVQGTGDYLLLFDPLDGSSNIDVNVSIGTIFSVLKKQDPNVPLQTADFLLSGRHQVAAGYVVYGPQTTIALTLGDGVVMFTLNKVTGEFLLIKDSVKIAHSTKEFAINMSNMRHWADPVRRYVEECLAGVSGARDKDFNMRWIASMVADVHRVLSRGGVFMYPWDQREPHKPGKLRLMYEANPMSFLVEQAGGASTNGTDLIMDLQPTDLHERVSVMLGSKEEIDRIQHYHS; encoded by the coding sequence TTGTCCTCAAGTACTCATATCAATTTCAAGCAATATTTAGCCTCTGCCAAGCCAGCGGGCGCTGCCATTCCGGTTGGGTTGCAAGATTTGCTGACCGCAGTAGTTGATACCTGCTCCACTCTTAGTCATGAAGTGGCGCAGGGTGCGTTGATTGGCTTGTTGAGTTCCGCGGGAACGGGTAACGTGCAGGGTGAGGTTCAGCAGAAGCTCGACATCATTGCGAATGATTTATTAATTGAGGGTGTGCAGGGTTGTAAATCTCTCGCTGGACTAGCTTCAGAAGAGATGGAATTGCCTGTTCCAGTTCAAGGCACGGGTGATTACCTGCTGTTGTTTGATCCGTTGGATGGCTCATCGAATATTGATGTAAACGTCTCTATTGGAACTATTTTTTCAGTTCTCAAGAAACAAGACCCCAATGTACCATTGCAAACCGCTGACTTTTTATTGTCAGGTCGCCATCAAGTGGCGGCTGGTTATGTGGTCTACGGCCCACAAACTACGATAGCTTTGACCTTGGGTGATGGTGTGGTCATGTTTACTTTGAATAAAGTAACGGGCGAGTTTTTGCTGATTAAAGATTCGGTCAAGATTGCGCATTCCACCAAAGAGTTTGCGATCAATATGTCCAATATGCGTCACTGGGCTGATCCAGTACGCCGCTATGTTGAAGAATGCTTGGCTGGCGTGAGTGGTGCACGTGACAAGGACTTCAATATGCGCTGGATTGCCTCTATGGTGGCTGATGTGCATCGTGTGTTATCTCGCGGCGGAGTTTTCATGTATCCATGGGATCAGCGTGAACCCCATAAGCCTGGCAAGTTGCGCTTGATGTATGAAGCGAACCCCATGAGCTTCTTGGTAGAGCAGGCTGGTGGCGCCTCTACCAATGGCACAGATCTCATTATGGATTTGCAACCCACCGATTTGCACGAACGTGTTTCAGTCATGCTTGGATCGAAAGAAGAGATTGATCGTATTCAGCACTATCATTCATAA
- the ilvD gene encoding dihydroxy-acid dehydratase, with the protein MKRLNERSRNVTEGVARAPNRSMYYAMGYEEKDFVKPMVGVANGHSTITPCNSGLQKLADAAVSALEGAGAKAQMFGTPTVSDGIGMGTEGMKYSLVSREVIADSIETCVNGLWQDGVVVIGGCDKNMPGGMMALARTNVPGIYVYGGTIKPGHYKGKTLNIVSAFEAVGEFTSGRMNEEDLKGVEQHACPGSGSCGGMYTANTMSSAFEALGMSLPYSSTMANEDAEKVASAHDSAVVLVEAIKKNLRPRDIITKKSIENAVSVIMAVGGSTNAVLHFLAITSAAEIDWAIDDFERIRKRVPVIVDMKPSGTYLVTDLHQAGGIPQVMKILLDGGFLHGDCMTITGKTIAETLKDVPSVPHADQKVIRALDDPLYKQGHLAILKGNISPEGCVAKITGLKNPSITGPARVFDSEDDAMTAIMAQKIKDGDIVVIRYEGPKGGPGMREMLAPTSALVGQGLGESVGLITDGRFSGGTWGMVVGHVAPEAYVGGTIALINEGDSVTIDAHKLLIQLNVDDAEIAKRRAAWKQPKPRYTRGLLAKYAKLASTASKGAITDLNLND; encoded by the coding sequence ATGAAACGCCTTAATGAACGCTCGCGTAATGTCACCGAAGGCGTTGCTCGCGCACCCAATCGGTCGATGTATTACGCAATGGGCTACGAAGAAAAGGATTTCGTCAAGCCAATGGTTGGTGTTGCGAATGGTCACTCCACTATCACCCCCTGCAATAGCGGTTTACAAAAATTAGCCGACGCTGCGGTTTCCGCACTTGAGGGCGCTGGCGCAAAAGCGCAAATGTTTGGCACGCCGACCGTTTCTGATGGCATCGGCATGGGTACCGAGGGGATGAAGTATTCACTCGTCTCACGTGAGGTCATTGCCGACAGTATTGAAACTTGCGTCAATGGCTTGTGGCAAGACGGTGTAGTAGTCATTGGCGGCTGCGATAAAAATATGCCAGGCGGCATGATGGCTTTAGCAAGAACCAATGTTCCTGGTATCTATGTATACGGCGGCACCATTAAGCCAGGCCACTACAAAGGCAAGACTCTTAATATTGTTTCCGCGTTTGAAGCAGTTGGTGAATTTACCTCCGGCAGAATGAATGAGGAAGATTTAAAAGGGGTGGAGCAACACGCCTGCCCAGGTAGCGGATCTTGTGGTGGCATGTATACCGCCAACACCATGAGCTCCGCCTTTGAAGCCCTAGGCATGAGCCTTCCTTACTCTTCCACTATGGCTAACGAAGATGCCGAAAAAGTCGCTAGCGCACACGATTCTGCTGTTGTATTGGTTGAGGCAATTAAAAAGAATTTGCGCCCACGCGACATCATCACTAAAAAATCCATTGAGAATGCCGTAAGCGTGATCATGGCGGTTGGTGGATCCACCAACGCAGTGTTACATTTCTTGGCCATTACTAGCGCCGCTGAAATTGACTGGGCTATCGATGACTTTGAACGCATTCGTAAACGCGTGCCGGTCATCGTTGATATGAAACCATCTGGAACTTATCTTGTAACTGATTTACATCAAGCAGGTGGCATTCCACAAGTCATGAAGATTTTGCTTGATGGTGGATTTCTCCACGGCGATTGCATGACCATTACCGGTAAAACCATTGCCGAAACATTAAAAGATGTTCCATCTGTACCACACGCAGATCAGAAAGTCATTCGCGCTTTAGATGATCCTTTATACAAGCAAGGTCACCTGGCCATCCTGAAGGGCAATATCTCTCCAGAGGGTTGTGTTGCGAAAATTACCGGCCTCAAGAATCCTTCAATCACTGGTCCAGCTCGGGTATTTGACTCCGAAGACGACGCCATGACAGCCATCATGGCGCAAAAAATTAAGGATGGTGACATTGTTGTGATTCGTTATGAAGGCCCTAAAGGTGGCCCTGGTATGCGTGAAATGTTAGCTCCTACCTCTGCCCTAGTGGGCCAAGGCTTGGGTGAGTCAGTAGGCCTCATCACCGATGGTCGCTTCTCCGGCGGAACTTGGGGCATGGTTGTGGGTCACGTAGCCCCTGAAGCGTATGTTGGTGGCACCATTGCCCTGATTAACGAAGGAGATTCAGTTACCATCGACGCCCATAAGTTACTCATCCAACTTAACGTGGATGATGCGGAGATCGCCAAACGTCGCGCGGCTTGGAAGCAACCGAAGCCACGCTATACCCGCGGCCTCCTTGCTAAATATGCCAAGCTAGCCAGCACTGCAAGTAAAGGCGCTATCACCGATCTAAACTTAAACGATTAA
- the pepN gene encoding aminopeptidase N: protein MKTDLPQSCRRLEYRPPVYTFDQVELDIALDPARTIVKSRIAVLPGKSFELGAPLVLTGHELEFVSLRINGEAHRHFELTQETLMIHSLPNEGKEKFVVEMICVCVPEKQTTLMGLYVSNGNFFTQCEAEGFRKITYFLDRPDVMARYRVTLRAREAECPVLLSNGNLLNAEELPNGWHSATWEDPFPKPSYLFALVAGKLECIEETITTTSGAKKLLQIWVEPHDLKKTRHAMDSLIASIHWDEKRFGLELDLERFMIVAVSDFNMGAMENKGLNIFNTKFVLAHPETATDADFANIESVVAHEYFHNWTGNRVTCQDWFQLSLKEGLTVFRDQEFSADQMGSESGRAVKRIEDVRLLRQLQFPEDAGPMAHPIRPNEYQEINNFYTVTVYEKGSEVVRMYQTLLGKEGFRKGMDLYFKRHDGQAVTCDDFLMAMADANSKDLAQFKNWYSQAGTPRVKVQEHYNVAKKQYQLTLTQSCAPSPGQPEKKPFHMPLKMRLITKGNDQSEKLLELTQETQTWAFDNVAERPVLSINRNFSAPINLDFEQSEADLLTLFSSDDDAFNRWEAGQKLAMQMILNNRLPDAKLIEAYRNILLDPDLDPTFKDLALTLPAESYLYEQCTSVDPQKIFSARRAFRKEIAKQLQLEWAALYQQMQTPGPFKSDGVDAGKRALKNLALSMLLEAAPGVWAPMVTNQYHIADNMTDRYAALSALVVHGAKAAKDCLIDFYNRFANDALVIDKWFGLQSSRPPVDGLDSTLTEVKKLREHPAFKLNNPNRVRSVIHAFCANNPASFHQADGSGYEFWADSVLALDPINPQVAARLARALDRWRLFVKPYQGRMKAALERVSACQTLSPDVREVIGKALDN, encoded by the coding sequence ATGAAAACCGATCTTCCCCAGAGCTGTCGTCGTCTCGAATACCGTCCGCCCGTTTATACCTTTGATCAAGTAGAGCTCGATATTGCTTTAGATCCTGCTCGAACTATTGTGAAGAGTCGGATTGCGGTATTGCCGGGGAAAAGTTTTGAGCTGGGCGCTCCTCTAGTGTTGACGGGGCACGAGCTCGAGTTTGTGAGCTTACGTATCAATGGCGAAGCGCATCGTCATTTTGAATTAACCCAAGAGACACTCATGATTCATTCTCTGCCTAATGAAGGTAAAGAAAAATTTGTCGTGGAAATGATTTGTGTCTGCGTTCCCGAGAAACAGACTACATTGATGGGTCTGTATGTTTCCAATGGAAACTTTTTCACTCAGTGTGAGGCGGAAGGCTTTAGAAAAATTACCTATTTTCTGGATCGCCCCGATGTAATGGCGCGCTATCGCGTCACCTTACGTGCTCGCGAGGCAGAGTGTCCAGTCTTGTTATCTAACGGTAACCTACTGAATGCAGAAGAGCTGCCCAATGGTTGGCATAGCGCCACCTGGGAGGATCCATTTCCTAAGCCGTCCTATCTGTTTGCTCTAGTTGCAGGTAAGTTGGAATGCATAGAGGAGACTATTACCACCACTAGCGGGGCAAAGAAGTTATTGCAGATTTGGGTCGAGCCGCATGATCTGAAGAAGACGCGTCACGCCATGGATTCGCTCATTGCCTCCATTCATTGGGACGAAAAGCGCTTTGGGCTGGAGCTTGATTTAGAGCGTTTCATGATTGTGGCTGTAAGTGATTTCAATATGGGCGCGATGGAAAACAAGGGCTTGAATATTTTCAATACCAAGTTTGTGCTCGCTCACCCCGAAACGGCTACCGATGCTGACTTTGCCAATATTGAAAGCGTTGTCGCGCATGAATACTTTCATAACTGGACTGGAAACCGCGTCACATGTCAGGATTGGTTCCAACTCTCGTTAAAAGAAGGTTTAACCGTATTTCGAGATCAAGAGTTTTCCGCTGATCAAATGGGTAGCGAATCCGGCAGGGCTGTTAAACGTATTGAAGATGTCAGACTATTGCGTCAATTGCAGTTTCCAGAAGACGCGGGTCCAATGGCGCACCCGATTCGCCCAAATGAGTACCAAGAGATTAATAACTTTTATACCGTTACCGTTTATGAGAAGGGCTCTGAGGTAGTGAGGATGTATCAGACCCTGTTGGGAAAAGAAGGTTTCCGTAAAGGGATGGATTTGTACTTCAAGCGCCATGATGGGCAAGCAGTCACTTGTGATGATTTCTTGATGGCTATGGCGGATGCCAATAGTAAGGACCTAGCCCAGTTTAAGAATTGGTATAGCCAGGCAGGCACCCCGAGGGTGAAAGTGCAGGAGCATTATAATGTCGCCAAAAAACAGTACCAGCTGACGCTGACACAGAGTTGCGCGCCTAGTCCCGGCCAACCGGAGAAAAAACCTTTTCATATGCCACTGAAAATGCGTTTGATCACCAAGGGCAATGATCAATCAGAAAAGTTGCTAGAGCTAACTCAAGAGACTCAAACATGGGCTTTTGACAATGTCGCAGAACGTCCAGTGCTTTCGATTAATCGAAATTTTTCAGCCCCAATTAATTTGGATTTTGAGCAAAGCGAAGCAGATCTTCTGACCTTGTTTTCTAGCGATGATGACGCCTTCAATCGTTGGGAGGCAGGTCAAAAACTGGCTATGCAAATGATCCTCAACAATCGTTTGCCAGATGCCAAGCTGATTGAGGCTTATCGCAATATCTTGCTCGATCCTGATTTAGACCCAACCTTCAAGGACCTGGCTTTAACGTTGCCAGCGGAGTCCTATTTGTATGAGCAATGCACCAGCGTTGATCCACAGAAGATTTTCAGTGCGCGCCGCGCTTTCCGCAAGGAAATTGCTAAGCAACTCCAATTGGAGTGGGCCGCCTTGTATCAGCAAATGCAAACCCCCGGACCGTTTAAGTCGGATGGGGTGGATGCCGGCAAGCGTGCGCTTAAAAATCTCGCATTGAGTATGTTGCTTGAGGCTGCGCCAGGAGTATGGGCTCCTATGGTCACCAACCAATATCACATTGCTGACAACATGACAGATCGCTATGCTGCTTTATCCGCGTTGGTAGTGCATGGTGCAAAAGCGGCAAAAGATTGCTTAATTGATTTCTACAATCGATTCGCTAACGATGCTTTAGTCATTGATAAATGGTTTGGCTTGCAGTCGAGTCGTCCTCCAGTAGATGGCCTTGACTCCACGCTCACGGAAGTGAAAAAACTTCGCGAGCATCCTGCATTCAAGTTAAACAATCCTAATCGGGTTCGTAGCGTGATTCATGCCTTCTGCGCCAATAATCCGGCAAGCTTTCATCAGGCCGATGGTAGCGGCTACGAGTTTTGGGCTGATAGCGTTTTGGCTTTAGATCCCATTAATCCTCAGGTAGCCGCACGCTTAGCCAGAGCCTTGGATCGTTGGCGCTTATTTGTCAAACCCTATCAAGGTCGCATGAAGGCGGCTTTGGAGCGGGTTTCAGCATGCCAAACGCTGTCTCCAGATGTGCGGGAAGTGATTGGAAAGGCTTTGGATAACTAG
- a CDS encoding copper chaperone PCu(A)C: MKRNTLAVLLVTLSMGFSAQAQEIKAGAIKIENAYTRATAPGQQVAGGFMKIENKGVADQLISASSPVAGEVQLHEMAMDGNVMKMRQVKDITLPAGGAVELKPGGFHLMFINIKAPLTAGETVPVKLKFAKAGEVEVKMRVNAMDTGHGGAMKH; the protein is encoded by the coding sequence ATGAAACGTAATACTTTAGCTGTGTTGCTCGTTACCTTGAGCATGGGTTTTTCAGCGCAGGCTCAGGAGATAAAAGCGGGCGCAATTAAGATTGAAAATGCGTATACACGCGCCACAGCTCCAGGCCAACAAGTGGCGGGTGGTTTTATGAAGATTGAGAATAAGGGTGTTGCCGATCAATTGATTTCTGCTAGCTCCCCAGTGGCTGGTGAAGTGCAATTACATGAAATGGCTATGGATGGCAATGTGATGAAGATGCGTCAAGTAAAAGATATCACCCTGCCTGCAGGTGGTGCAGTGGAATTAAAGCCAGGCGGCTTTCACCTCATGTTTATCAATATCAAAGCGCCTTTAACTGCAGGTGAAACTGTGCCAGTGAAATTGAAATTTGCTAAAGCTGGTGAGGTGGAAGTGAAAATGCGGGTGAATGCGATGGATACTGGCCATGGCGGAGCGATGAAGCACTAA